The Streptomyces sp. RKND-216 genomic sequence TCGCACAGGCCCTGGAACAGCAGGGTCACACGGTCGCCGTGGTCGACCGCGACCCCACGGCGTTCCGTCGGCTGGGCTCCGGCTTCGGCGGGCGTCGAGTGACCGGGCTCGGCTTCGACCAGGACACCCTCCGGGAGGCCGGAATCGAGGAGGCCGGCGCGTTCGCCGCCGTCAGCAGCGGCGACAACTCCAACATCATCTCGGCCCGGGTCGCGCGGGAGAACTTCGGCGTGGAGAACGTCGCCGCCCGCATCTACGACCCGCGCCGCGCCGAGGTCTACCAGCGGCTCGGCATCCCCACGGTCGCGACCGTGCGCTGGACCGCCGACCAGATGCTGCGACGGCTCCTGCCGTCGGGCGCGGAACCACTGTGGCGCGACCCCAGCGGCGGCGTGCAGCTCGCGGAGGTGCACGCGTCCGAGGAGTGGGTGGGCCACCGGGTCAGCCGGCTCCAGGAGGAGACGGGCGTACGCGTGGCCTTCCTCACCCGGCTGGGCGAGGCCATGCTGCCGACGTCGCAGACCGTGCTGCAGGAGGGTGACCTGGTGCATGTGATGATGCGCACCGACCAGGTCGCCGAGACGGAAGCGGCCTTCGCGAAGGGCCCCGAGGAGGCGCAGCAGCGATGAGGGTGGCGATTGCGGGTGCCGGAGCCGTCGGCCGCTCCATCGCGGGCGAACTCCTCGAGAACGGCCACGAGGTGCTGCTCATCGACAAGACGCCGTCGGCGATCTCCGTCGAGCGCGTCCCGCTGGCGGAGTGGCTACTGGCCGACGCGTGCGAGATCACGTCGCTGGACGAGGCGGCGCTGGAACGGTGCCATGTGGTGATCGCAGCGACCGGCGACGACAAGGTGAACCTCGTGGTCTCGCTGCTGGCGAAGACCGAGTACGGGGTGCCGCGGGTGGTGGCCCGGGTCAACAACCCGAAGAACGAGTGGCTCTTCAACGAGTCGTGGGGCGTCGACGTCGCGGTGTCGACACCGCGCCTGATGTCGGCGCTGGTCGAGGAAGCCGTGAGCGTCGGCGACCTGGTGCGGCTGCTGCGCTTCTCGCAGGGCGACGCGAACCTCGTCGAGCTGACGCTCGCGCCGGAGGCCGCGCTGGCGGGAACGCGGGTCGGCGACGTGGCCTGGCCGCAGGACACCGCGCTTGTGACGATCATCCGGGGGAACCGGGTGCTCACACCGAACCCGAACGACGCCCTGGAGGCCGGGGACGAGCTGCTGTTCGTGGCCGCGCCGGCGCGGGAGGAGCAGCTGGAGGACCTGCTGTCCGTCCGCGGGTCAGGCTGACGCCCGGGGGCAGCCGACGTACGGCGCCTCGCGGCTGCGGGGTTCCGCCCCGCCCGCACGTGTCCGGAGGACTCCCGGTGAACGCAGGTGACGCCGGTGGCTCTCACGCTGCGGCCCCGCGCGCCCGGAGACCACCCCGCAGGCCGCCACGTCGGGCCGACCGGTGTGGGCGGGGAGCCGGTGACGGCGGAGAGGGGGCGCCCGTCGGCGCTCCAGTCCCCCGCGACCGGCCGGGTCCCGGCGGCGCCGTCGGGCACGCGCTCGACCCGCCGCTGCTGCGGCGGGCCGAGGCGCCGAACAGTGCGGGGCGGTCGCGGGCGGAGCACCGCCCTCCGGGCTGTGCCCGGCCCGTGGCGGGCGGGTCGGCCGCCCGGCCCGGAGGGCCTACGCGCGGTGACGGCCGCGTTCGGGCGCGGGGGTGTCGTCGGCCTTCGGGGCGGCCTCCGCGGCCTTCGCCTCCTCCTCGGCCTCCATCTCGGCGAGGACGTTGATCGGCGGCGGGGCCTTCGCCAGGAAGATCCAGGTGAGGTAGACGGCCAGCAGCAGCGGGGGGATCTTCAGGGCGACGGTGACCCAGCCGAAGCGGGTCGGGTCGGCGAAGAAGTACAGGGGGAAGAGGATCGCCGACTTGGTCAGGAAGATGAAGCCCCAGGCGTAGCTGGCCTTGACGTAGGCGCGCTTGCGGCCCGGGTTACGGGTGCGCCAGGAGAGGTTCTCCTTGAAGATCGGCCCCAGGATGATGCCGAGCAGCGGATAGCCGGTGGCCGCGCTGATCAGGTAGGCCAGCGCGAGGCCGAGCCCGTACAGCATGCCCGGCAGGTAGAAGTCCTTCGCGTCCCCGGTGAAGACGGCGAAGGCTACGCCCACCGCGACGCCGAAGACGCCGCTGAAGGCATGCTTGACCGTGCTGCGGCCGAGGAGCCGTGCGACGCCCATCAGGGCGGAGAGGACGAGTGCGGCGATGGCCGCGGTGTGGATGTCCCGGTTGATCGTGTAGATCAGGATGAAGCAGAGCCCGGGGACGGTCGTCTCGATGAACCCGCGGAGGCCGCCGAACGCCTCCAGCAGCGCGGCGTGCGTCTCGGCCTGGTACGTCGCTCCGTCGGGTGACGCCGGGGTCCCGTCCTCAGCGGGCGGGGGCGTGACCCCTTCACGGTTCTGGTGGGCGGTGTCCCTGTCGAGTGAGGTCACCCGCTACTCCTGTCCGAGGGGTCGCAGTTCGTACTTGGGGTTGAAGAGCACGGGGCGGCCCCGGTTCATCGCCAGCCGGCCCCAGGCGATCACCTTGCGCCCGGGTTCGATACCCGCGATCGCCCGCCTGCCGAGCCACACCACGTCCAGGGCGGCCGAACCGTCGAAGAGTTCGGCCTCCAGGGTGGGAACTCCGGCGCGTGGCCGCAGCGTCACGGTGCGCAGTGTACCGGTCACGCGGACGAACTGCCGGTCCGCGCACTCGCTGATGCGCGTGCAGCCGGTGGTCGCCGTGTCCTCGCGCAGTTCGGCGGACCGCAGATCTTCCTCCGAGGAGGACAGCCGCTCCAGGAAGCGCCGGAAGCGCCCGTGGGCGGGCTCGTCGCGGGTGGCACCTTTCATAGCGCCAGCGTACCCGCGCCGGGCAAGGGATCCCGGCCCTGCGGGACCCGGCCGTCGGTGAGCTCCAGTACCTCGGCGGCGAGACCAAGGAGCGCCTCGTCGCGGGTGGCCACAGGGCGGTGATGCCCTCGCTGCGAACGACGGCGCGGAGCAGTTCCATCACGGCGAGTCCGGTGTCGGCGTCGAGCTGGCCGGTGGGCTCGTCGGCGAGGAGCAGGCGGGGGCGGTTGGCGAGGGCGCGGGCGAGCGCGACGCGCTGCTGCTGGCCGCCAGAGAGTTCACCGGGACGCTGTGCGGCATGGTCGGCGAGGCCGACGAGGGAGAGCAGCAGCGCGACGCGCTCCTCGCGTTCGGCGGTGGGAGCACGCCGCAGACGCAGCGGGACGCCGACGGTCTCGGCCGCGGCGAGCACCTGGAGCAGGCCGAAGCCCTGGAAGACGAAGCCGACGCGGTCCCGGCGCAGCTCCAGCAGCTGCTCGCGGGTCAGGTCGGCGAGGGCGGTGCCGTCGACGGTGACCGTGCCGTCGTCGGGGGTGTCGAGCCCGCCGACGAGGTTGAGGAGAGTGGTCTTAGCCGATCCGGAGCGTCCGCCGACGGCGGTGAGCCGGCCGCGCGGCACGGTGAACGAGACGCCGCGCAGCGCGTGCACGGCGGTGGCGCCGCTGCCGTACGTGCGGTGCAGGCCCTCGACGACCATCGGCTCGGGCCGCTGCTCCGGCGAGGTGCCGGCCTCCGCCGGTGCGGCGTCGCTCATGTGCGTCCCTGGTCCCCGTGCGTGCCCGGAGGCCCCTCCTACGGACCTCCGGCCCCGCTCCGCGACGCCCCGAGGCGTGTCGCGGCGGCGGGGCCGGGACGACCGTACCGCGCGGTGCGCGGCTGCGGCAGGGGTCAGCGGACCTCGGTGATCTCGGGGCCGCGCTGGAGCTTGTCGATGCCTCCGGCGAACCGGGAGCCCTCCTCGACGGTCTCCTGCCGGACACCCTCGGGAACCATCTGGGCGTCCTCGGGGAGCTGGAGGACGATCGGGTCGCGCGGGGCCATCGGCGAGTCGCCGCGCACCACGACGGTGTCACGGAAGATCGACTCGAGCAGCCCGGCCTGCTCCGGCTGGACGGCACCCTGGCCGGAGATCACGCCGCGCAGGAACCAGCGCGGGCCGTCGACGCCGATGAACCGCACGACCTGCACGCCATGCTTGCCGTCGGGCAGCTGGACGGGGACCTGGGCACGCAGCTCCCAGCCGAGCGAGCCCTCCTTCTCGTCGATGACGCCGCCCTGCTTGGTGATGCCGGCGGCGATCTCCTCGCGGACCTCCTCCCAGATGCCCTCGCGCTTGGGCGCGGCGAAGGCCTGGAGCTGGACGGCGCTGTCGCGGAGCACGACGGTGGCCGCGACGATCGCGTCGCCGGCGACCTCGACGCGGAGTTCCATGCCCTCCACGCCGGGAACGTAGATGCCGCCGAGATTGACGCGACCCTTGCCGGGCTCGCCGACCTCCGAGAGGTCCCACGGGCCGTCCGGTCGCGGGGCCGGAGGCAGCTTGACGCGCTGCGCCTCGGCGTCGGTCACGCCGTCGGCGCCGGTGGCGTCGCCCCCGCCACCGTCGGACTGCTCGGTCTCGAACTCGTCCGAGGCGCCCCTCTCAGGCTTTTCGCTCTTCTTGCGACGACGTCCGAACACGTCACTGTCCTCTCAGGTCGGCGTCCAGGCCGGATTCGACCACAACGGAATCTTCTTGGCGTGCAGCGGTGCCGGTGCCGTGGCCCCCGGTCGAACCGAAGCCCCCCGCGGCCCGTGCCGAGCCCGGCAGCTCCTCCACCTCGTGGAAGCGCACCTTCTCCACCTGCTGAACGACGAGTTGGGCGATGCGGTCGAACCGTTCGAACCGCACCGTCTCGCGCGGGTCGAGGTTCGCCACGATCACCTTGATCTCTCCACGGTACCCGGCGTCCACGGTTCCGGGGGCATTGAGCAGCGAGAGGCCGCAGCGGGCGGCGAGGCCGGATCGGGGGTGCACGAAGGCGGCGTACCCGTCGGGCAGCGCGAGGGAAACCCCGGTGGGCAGCAGGGTCCGTTCGCCGGGGGCGAGCACGGCGGCCTCGGTGGTGACCAGGTCGAGGCCGGCGTCGCCGGGGTGGGCGTAGGCGGGGAGCGGCACCTCGGGGGCGAGGCGGCGGATCAGCACGTCGACGGGCGGCCGGCTCACGGGTTCACCTCGAAGGCGCGGGCGCGGCGGACCTGGTCCGGGTCGGCCATGGCGGCCTTGATCTCGGCCTCGCGGCCGTGGTCGACGAAGTGCTCGACCTTGACCTCGACGAAGACGGCGTCCGCGCGGACGGCGACCGGCCCGTCCGCGCCGCCGATGCGGCCGGTGGCCGTGCAGTAGATCTTGCGGCCGTGCCGGGCGAGGGCACGGGCGTCCAGGTGCAGCACCGTGTCCACGGGGACCGGGCGGACGAAGTCGGCCTCCAGACGGCCCGTCACGGAGATGACGTGCATCAGCCAGTTGAGGGAGCCGAGGGTCTCGTCCAGGGCGGTGGTGAGCACCCCGCCGTGGGCGAGACCGGGTGCGCCCTGGTGGGCGGGCTTGACGGTGAACTCGGCGGTGACGGTCACGCCCTCCCCCGCGCGGGCCTCCAGGTGCAGGCCGTGCGGCTGCTTCTCGCCGCAGCCGAAGCACTGGTCGTAGTGGGAGCCGAGCACCTCGCCGGGGGCGGGCGCATCGGGGTGACGGACCGGGGTCACGGCGTCGTCCGGCGGCGTCAGGGAGGTTCGGGCGGGTCGGTCTGCACTCACGTGTGCAGACCTTACCGGCGCGGAGGGCGGCGGCTCCGCGCGGCCGTGCCAAGCTGGAGGCATGGAGCAGCCTTCCACCCCCTCGGCGTCGTCCCCGTCCGCACCCTCCCCGCAGGGGGCCGCACGGCCGGCCAGGCCGTTCGACGAGCGGCTGACGGCGCCGCGGTCGTGGTGGCTGATCGCCGTGCTGGCCGGGCTGTCCAGCGGGCTGATCCTGCTGCCGGTGGGGGCGGTGGCCATGCTGGTCGGGCTGGTGGTGACGGGCGCGGCTGCCGCGGTCGGGGTGAGTGCGTACGGCTCGGCCCGGGTGCGGGTCGTCGCCGGCTCACTGGTCGCCGGGGACGCGCGCATCCCCGTCGCCGCGCTGGGTGAGGCATGGGCGCTGGACGCGGACGAGGCGCAGGCGTGGCGCACGTACAAGGCCGACCCGCGGGCGCACATGCTGCTGCGGGGGTACGTGCGCACGGCGGTGCGGGTGGAGGTCACGGACCCGGAGGACCCGACGCCGTACGTGTACGTCTCGACGCGTCGGCCCGAGGCGCTGGTGGTGGCGCTGCAGGCGGCCGGGGCAGGCGCTCCGGAGGGCTGACGGGCCCTGAGGGACTCGTGGGGCCCGGGACCCTTGCGGGCGGGCTCAGCGGCCGGGCGGGAGCCCGGGAGCACCGGGCGGGGGAAGTTCACCCGGCGGTGGCAGCTCGTGCCAGGGGACGGCGACCCGTCGGAGGTCGGTGCGGACCCGCTCTGCGAGCTTCGCGGTGTCGCGCCGGTTCATCACCGCACCCACGGCCGCACCCACCATGAACGGAGTGAGGCTGGGCAGGTTGCGCAGCGTCCGTTTGAGGAGCTGCTGCCGCAGTTCGCGGCGCATCTGCACGCCGAGGGCGGCGTTCACCGTCGCGGGTTTGGTGAGGTCGATCCGCCGCTCGGAGGTCCACGCCTGGAGGTAGGCGGTGGTGCGCTGCTGGAGGGTGCCGGGGGCACGGCGGCCGTACACCTCGTGCAGTTCGGCGATCAGCTTGAGCTCGATGGAGGCGACGCCGACGATCTCGGCGGCGAGTTCGGTGGGCATCGCCGGTGGGACGGGCATCATCGCGGCCGCGCCCACCCCGGCGCCGACCGTCGCCGAGCCCTTCAGAGCACCCGAGACGAGGCGGTCGGCGATCTCCTCCGGGCCGAGGCCCGGGAACTGGCGGCGCAGTGTCTCCAGGTCGCGCACCGGGATGCGCGGCGCGGTCTGCACGATGCGGTCGGCGACCACGCCGAGGAAGGCGCGGACCCGGCCGCGCCGTGAGCGGTCGTCGGGGGCGTCCGGATCGAGGGGGTCTGCTGCTTCCGGAACGTCCCCGCTCCCGGCCCGCTCGGCCTCGGCAGCCGGTTCCGCCCCTCCTACGGCACCGACGTCGCCGTCGGCCGCGTCGGCGCCGCTCCGGCGCGCCCACCGGACGCGCGGCAGGCGGCGGCGCGCGGGCACCGGTGCGAGCGAGGCGCCCTCGTCCTGGGCTCCTCGCTCGGCATCACGTGCGTCGTCTGCCGCCACGGCGGGGCGTAGCTGATCAGGCCGCGCAGTCGCGGCAGATCGGGTGCCCGTTCTTCTCGGCCGCCAGCTGCGAACGGTGGTGCACCAGGAAGCAGCTCATGCAGGTGAACTCGTCCGCCTGCCGCGGCAGGACGCGGACCGACAGCTCCTCGTTGGACAGGTCGGCGCCGGGCAGTTCGAGGCCCTCGGCCTGCTCGAACTCGTCCACGTCGACGTTGGAAGCGGACTTGTCGTTACGTCGCGCCTTGAGTTCCTCGATGCTGTCTTCGTTGACGTCGTCGTCGGTCTTGCGTGGGGTGTCGTAATCCGTTGCCATGTCGCTCTCCCCCTCTGGGTGTATGCGGTGTCTCAGCGCACGTAACGCGTGAGAGGCCGGGCTTGTGCCCGACCTGAGGCGGAGATTTTGCCTCACATCAAGGTCTGTTACTCAATCGACACCCGCCCCGACCCCCGAAGAGGCGATCGGGTGGGCAGTCGATCAGGACCGTAGATGGTCCGAAAGTCGCACTTGGCGCGCGCCACTCCGTGGTCTGCCCACGATCGACACCAGGCGAAACCCGGACGTTCCGGCATTTCTTCCCGGCCGAAGATCACACAGCGTCGATGCGGCCGAAATTGCCTGTGTGATCGATCACAGCCGCGCGGGCGCCCGTCCCGGTGGCGTCCGTGTCCGCCGAATTCCGTACATGTGCTCCTCCTCACACCCCTTCGGTCCACCCTCGGGCGAGCCGCGACGCACGGCTCAGACGGGCAGCACGACCCACACGACCAGGCCGCCCTCGTCCCGCGGCCGCGCCTGCACTGTGCCGCCGTGGGCCCGCACCACGGACCGCACGATGGACAGCCCCAGGCCGACGCCCCGGTCGCTTCCGGTCCGCTCGGAACGAAGACGCCGGAACGGCTCGAACAGGTTGTCCACCTCGTAGGCCGGGACGTGCGGCCCGGTGTTCTCCACGACCAGCAGCGCGTGCCCGGGCTGCGCCTCGGTGCTCACCGCCACCCAGCCGCCCTCGGGAAGGTTGTAGCGCACGGCGTTTTGCACCAGGTTCAGCGCCACCCGCTCCAGCAGTACCCCGTTCCCCTGCACGTACGCCGGCGGGCGCAGGCCGCCCAGCTCCACGCGCGCCGTCTGGGCGTCGGCACGCATCTGCTCCACGGCCCGGCCGGCCACCTCGGCGAGGTCGACGGGCTTGCGGTCGACGATCTCGTTCTCGCTGCGGGCGAGCAGCAGCAGGCCCTCCACCAGCTGCTCGCTGCGTTCGTTGGTGGCCAGCAGGGTCTTGCCGAGCTGGTGGACCTCCGGGGAGGCGTCCGGGTCGGAGAGCTGCACCTCCAGCAGCGTGCGGTTGATGGCGAGCGGGGTGCGCAGCTCGTGCGAGGCGTTGGCGACGAAGCGCTGCTGCGCGGTGAACGCCCGGTCCAGCCGGTCCAGCATCTCGTCGAAGGTGTCGGAGAGCTCCTTCAGCTCGTCGTCCGGACCCTCCAGCTCGATGCGCTTGTGCAGGTCCGACCCGGCCACCTGGCGAGCGGTGCGGGTGATGCGGCCCAGCGGAGACAGCACCCGGCCGGCCATCACGTAGCCGAACGCGAACGCGGCCAGGGCGAGGCCCATGAGCGCCAGCAGCGAGCTGCGCAGCAGCTCGTCCAGGGCATGGGCACGCTGCACGTCGTTGCACTGCGCGAGGCGGCGCATCAGCTCCTCGGCCGGCATCCGCCCGGCCAGCTCCGGGCAGGTGTTGGAGGTCAGCTGCGCCTCCACGCCGATGATCTTGAACGGCAGCTCGTTGATCTCGTACAGCGCCTGGGCGGCGAGCAGATAGATGATCGTCAGCAGCACCATGCCGGCGATGAGGAACATGCCGCCGTACAGGAGCGTGAGCCGTATCCGGATCGTGGGCCGCAGCCAGGGGTACGGGCGGGACGGCTCACGCGGGTCCCAGGTGGGCTTCGGGGGCGCGTCGGGGGGCGGCGGATCGGGCGCGGGCGTAGGAGCGTCGGCCATGGCTCAGATCCGGTACCCGGCGCCGGGGACGGTGAGGATGACCGGAGGCTCGCCGAGCTTGCGGCGCAGGGTCATCACGGTGACGCGGACGACATTGGTGAACGGATCGGTGTTCTCGTCCCACGCCTTCTCCAGCAGCTGCTCGGCGGAGACCACATTCCCCTCGCCGCGCATCAGCACCTCCAGCACCGCGAACTCCTTCGGCGCGAGCTGCACCTGCCGGCCCTCCCGGAACACCTCGCGGCGGTTGGGGTCCAGCTTGATCCCCGCTCGCTCCAGCACCGGCGGCAGCGCGGCCGTCGTACGACGGCCCAGGGCACGGACCCGGGCGATCAGCTCGCTGAACGCGAAGGGCTTGGGAAGGTAGTCGTCGGCGCCGATCTCCAGGCCCTCGACGCGGTCGCTGACATCGCCCGACGCGGTGAGCATCAGCACGCGGGTGGGCAGACCGGACTCGACGATCGCCCGGCAGACGTCGTCGCCGTGCACCAGCGGCAGGTCCCGGTCGAGGACGACGACGTCGTAGTCGTTGACGCCCACGCGCTCCTCGGCGGCCGCGCCGTCGTAGACCACGTCGACGGCCATGGCCTCCCGCCTCAGTCCGGTCGCCACGGCATCGGCGAGCAGCTGCTCGTCCTCGACGACGAGTACGCGCACGGCGGTCTTCCTTCCCTGTCCGGTCCGGTCGGTCCGGCCCTGTCCTCGGTGCACCCCGGCGGGGCGGGCAGCTGTGCCGCCGGGGCGGTCACGGGTGCGGCGGCACGGGACCACCGCGCCGCACCCCAGCGGCGTGCTCCCCTCATCCTGCCCGCCCTGCCGGTAAACCGGCGGTAAGAGGAGGTGACGGACTGCGGGAGTGTACGCGGGACGACCGGGGATTTTTTTCACCGCCGGTGAGGTTTTCCCCGGCATCAAGGTGGGGAGGACGAGTGCACACCCAACGATCACGCCTTGCCGGCGGCATGGCCCGACCCACCCGGGCTTTCGCGCCGGCCGGGCAGCACGTCGTGATCGTGCCCATCACCCTCGGCACACCCCCGTGCCGCCGACCATGACGAGGGGGCGCACATGGACGCGTTCACCGCAGGCATTCTGCAGCGGATACGGAGCACCCAGTCCGATCTGCACGCCGCTCGTGAGTCGGGCGACGACTTCCTCGTGGACGTCGAGCAGGCCGAACTGGAGGATCTGCGGCGCATCGCCGCCGATCACGGCGTGGACGTGGACCGCATCAGCCGGGGGGTCAGCGCCTCCCCCTGCTGACACTGACGTTCGCGGCCGTCCCTCCACGACGGGCTGCGCCATCGCCGCCGACACAGCCGACACAGGGATGTGCCCCGGGCCCGAAGGCCCGGGGCACACCCCTGTGCGGAGCGACCGCCGGTCCGGCGTGCGGAGCGAGGGCCGGTGGTCGGCTCACGCGCGCGAGGGACGCGGTCGGGGTGCATCACCTCGGTCCCGCCCGGACAGCGAGCACCTGGCGGGACCGAGGACCGCCAAGGACCGCGCATTGCCGGGCCTTCCCGCTCAGCCGGACGGCACCATTGCGCCCGGCGAGCGCCTTCACGACGGTGCTTCCGGGGAGGCGGCGACGGCCGCCGGCGCCCCTCTGCGGGCTGTGCGGAGACCCGCACGGACGGGGGTTCAGTCGTGCCAGGCGCCGAGGGCGTCGAGGAGGGGCTGGAGGGCGCGGAAGACCCCCGGGGAGGCAGCGACCGTCAGGGCCTCGCCCAGCGGCTCGCCCGGCCGGCCACCGGTCAGCGCACCGGCCTCGCGGGCGATCAGGTCGCCGGCCGCCCAGTCCCAGCGGTGCAGTCCGCGTTCGTAGAAGCCGTCGAGCCGGCCCGCGGCCACGTCGCAGAGGTCGACGGCCGCCGAGCCGGACCGGCGGATGTCGCGGACCTGCGGGACGAGACGGCGCGCCACCTCCGCCTGGGCGACGCGCCGCTCCTGGACGTAGTTGAAACCGGTGCCGACGAGGGCCTGGTCGAGCGAGGGAGAGGTCCGGCACCGCACCGGCCGGCCGTTGCGGAAGGCGCCGTGTCCGGCGACGGCCCGGAAGGTCTCCGCGCGGGAGGGGATCTCGACGACGCCGACGACGGTCTCGCCCCGGTACTCCGCGGCGACAGAGACGCCCCAGGACGGGAGGCCGTAGAGGTAGTTGACGGTGCCGTCGATCGGGTCGATGATCCAGCGCACTCCGCTGGTGCCGTCCACCGAGGCGCCCTCTTCGCCGAGCACGCCGTCGTCCGGCCGGTGCTCGGCGAGGTGCCCGGTGATCAGCTTCTCGGCGGCGAGGTCCATCTCGGTCACGACGTCGATGGGGCTGGTCTTCGTGGCCGCCACTCCCAGGTCGTCCGGCCTCCCGTCGCGCAGCAGCACACCGGCCCGTTCCGCCGCCGCCAGCGCGGTCTCCAGCAGGTCGGCCTTGAGCCGCTCGAGCGCGTCGGGGTCTGAGGCGGCGCGGGGGCGGTGGTGTCCGTCGGTCACGGTGGTCGTGCTCCTCGTCGTCGGGGTCGGGCGGGGTCAGGTGTAGGGGCTGTCCGCGCCGGCCGCGGCGGGTTTCGGCGTGCGGGCCGGGCAGCAGCCGGCCGGGCACACGTCGTGGCTCGGCCCGAGGGTGCCGAGCGCGCAGCGCCGCGGCCGTTCGCCGCGTTCGGTGGCGGCCCGTTCCCGCACCAGTTCGCGGACGGCCGCGGCGAAGCGCGGATCGTCGCCCACGGTCGCCGAGCGGGCGGCGGGCAGTCCCAGTTCCTCGGCCTTGGCCATGGCCTCGGTGTCGAGGTCGTACAGCACCTCCATGTGGTCGGAGACGAAGCCGACGGGGATCATGACGACCGCGGGCGCACCGGAGCCGTACAGGTCCTCCAGGTGGTCGCAGACGTCCGGCTCGAGCCAGGGCACCTGCGGCGAGCCGCTGCGCGACTGGTAGACGAGCTGCCAGGGCCGGTCGACGCCGGTGGCCTCCCGTACCGCTTCGGCGATCACCCGGGCCGCGTCCAGGTGCTGGGCGACGTACGCGCCGCCGTCCGGGCCGGAGGTCTCGGCGGACGCGGTGGGGATGGAGTGGGTGCAGAAGGCGAGGTGGGCGCCGTCGCGCACGGCCTCCGGGAGCCTGCCCAGGGCGGCCAGGACGCCGTCGGTCACCGGGTCGAGGAATCCGGGGTGGTTGAAGTAGTGGCGCAGCTTGTCGACGCGCGGCAGCGCCAGGCCCTCCTCCTCCAGCGCGGCAAGCGACTCGGCGAGGTTCTCGCGGTACTGCCGGCAGCCGGAGTAGGAGGCGTAGGCGCTGGTGGTGAGCACCAGGACGCGGCGCGCGCCGCCCTGGACGGCGTCGCGGAGGGCGTCGGTGAGGTACGGCTCCCAGTTGCGGTTGCCCCAGTGGACCGGGAGGTGGAGTCCGTGCGCGGCGAAGTCCTTGCGCAGCGCCTCCGCCAGTGCCCGGTTCTGCGCGTTGATGGGGCTGACGCCGCCGAACCGGTAGTAGTGCCGTCCGACCTCCTCCAAACGTTCCCGGGGGATTCCGCGGCCCCGGGTGACGTTCTCCAGGAAGGGCACCACGTCCTCGGGTCCCTCCGGGCCGCCGAAGGAGAGGAGGAGCAGGGCGTCGTAGGGGCGGGCTTCGAGCGCGTCGGACATGTCATCGATCCTGCCACCCGGGCCGCCCCGAGCCGCGCAGGGCCCGTGAGTATGATCCCCGCAGCCGCCGGGGGAGGCGGCCCGTGGGCACGGGCCGTACGAGGAGTCCGCCGCAGGAGGGGGTCGGGTATGCGCGCACCGAGCAGGAGCGGCTCGCCGACGTGGCGGAACTGGGCGGGGAACGTCGGGATGCGTCCGGTCCGCACGGTGGCGCCGTCCTCGACGGCGGCGCTGGCCGAGGCGGTGCGCCGGGCGGCGGAGGACGGCCTGCCGGTGAAGGCGGCAG encodes the following:
- a CDS encoding TrkA family potassium uptake protein, with protein sequence MHIVIMGCGRVGAELAQALEQQGHTVAVVDRDPTAFRRLGSGFGGRRVTGLGFDQDTLREAGIEEAGAFAAVSSGDNSNIISARVARENFGVENVAARIYDPRRAEVYQRLGIPTVATVRWTADQMLRRLLPSGAEPLWRDPSGGVQLAEVHASEEWVGHRVSRLQEETGVRVAFLTRLGEAMLPTSQTVLQEGDLVHVMMRTDQVAETEAAFAKGPEEAQQR
- a CDS encoding TrkA family potassium uptake protein; the protein is MRVAIAGAGAVGRSIAGELLENGHEVLLIDKTPSAISVERVPLAEWLLADACEITSLDEAALERCHVVIAATGDDKVNLVVSLLAKTEYGVPRVVARVNNPKNEWLFNESWGVDVAVSTPRLMSALVEEAVSVGDLVRLLRFSQGDANLVELTLAPEAALAGTRVGDVAWPQDTALVTIIRGNRVLTPNPNDALEAGDELLFVAAPAREEQLEDLLSVRGSG
- a CDS encoding DUF3159 domain-containing protein; translated protein: MTSLDRDTAHQNREGVTPPPAEDGTPASPDGATYQAETHAALLEAFGGLRGFIETTVPGLCFILIYTINRDIHTAAIAALVLSALMGVARLLGRSTVKHAFSGVFGVAVGVAFAVFTGDAKDFYLPGMLYGLGLALAYLISAATGYPLLGIILGPIFKENLSWRTRNPGRKRAYVKASYAWGFIFLTKSAILFPLYFFADPTRFGWVTVALKIPPLLLAVYLTWIFLAKAPPPINVLAEMEAEEEAKAAEAAPKADDTPAPERGRHRA
- a CDS encoding OB-fold nucleic acid binding domain-containing protein: MKGATRDEPAHGRFRRFLERLSSSEEDLRSAELREDTATTGCTRISECADRQFVRVTGTLRTVTLRPRAGVPTLEAELFDGSAALDVVWLGRRAIAGIEPGRKVIAWGRLAMNRGRPVLFNPKYELRPLGQE
- a CDS encoding DUF3710 domain-containing protein, whose product is MFGRRRKKSEKPERGASDEFETEQSDGGGGDATGADGVTDAEAQRVKLPPAPRPDGPWDLSEVGEPGKGRVNLGGIYVPGVEGMELRVEVAGDAIVAATVVLRDSAVQLQAFAAPKREGIWEEVREEIAAGITKQGGVIDEKEGSLGWELRAQVPVQLPDGKHGVQVVRFIGVDGPRWFLRGVISGQGAVQPEQAGLLESIFRDTVVVRGDSPMAPRDPIVLQLPEDAQMVPEGVRQETVEEGSRFAGGIDKLQRGPEITEVR
- the dut gene encoding dUTP diphosphatase; this translates as MSRPPVDVLIRRLAPEVPLPAYAHPGDAGLDLVTTEAAVLAPGERTLLPTGVSLALPDGYAAFVHPRSGLAARCGLSLLNAPGTVDAGYRGEIKVIVANLDPRETVRFERFDRIAQLVVQQVEKVRFHEVEELPGSARAAGGFGSTGGHGTGTAARQEDSVVVESGLDADLRGQ
- a CDS encoding PaaI family thioesterase, with translation MSADRPARTSLTPPDDAVTPVRHPDAPAPGEVLGSHYDQCFGCGEKQPHGLHLEARAGEGVTVTAEFTVKPAHQGAPGLAHGGVLTTALDETLGSLNWLMHVISVTGRLEADFVRPVPVDTVLHLDARALARHGRKIYCTATGRIGGADGPVAVRADAVFVEVKVEHFVDHGREAEIKAAMADPDQVRRARAFEVNP
- a CDS encoding DUF3093 domain-containing protein, encoding MEQPSTPSASSPSAPSPQGAARPARPFDERLTAPRSWWLIAVLAGLSSGLILLPVGAVAMLVGLVVTGAAAAVGVSAYGSARVRVVAGSLVAGDARIPVAALGEAWALDADEAQAWRTYKADPRAHMLLRGYVRTAVRVEVTDPEDPTPYVYVSTRRPEALVVALQAAGAGAPEG
- a CDS encoding EcsC family protein, whose protein sequence is MAADDARDAERGAQDEGASLAPVPARRRLPRVRWARRSGADAADGDVGAVGGAEPAAEAERAGSGDVPEAADPLDPDAPDDRSRRGRVRAFLGVVADRIVQTAPRIPVRDLETLRRQFPGLGPEEIADRLVSGALKGSATVGAGVGAAAMMPVPPAMPTELAAEIVGVASIELKLIAELHEVYGRRAPGTLQQRTTAYLQAWTSERRIDLTKPATVNAALGVQMRRELRQQLLKRTLRNLPSLTPFMVGAAVGAVMNRRDTAKLAERVRTDLRRVAVPWHELPPPGELPPPGAPGLPPGR
- a CDS encoding DUF4193 domain-containing protein, which encodes MATDYDTPRKTDDDVNEDSIEELKARRNDKSASNVDVDEFEQAEGLELPGADLSNEELSVRVLPRQADEFTCMSCFLVHHRSQLAAEKNGHPICRDCAA